A window of Fluoribacter dumoffii NY 23 contains these coding sequences:
- a CDS encoding flagella synthesis protein FlgN, whose product MDNKISILSRHLEQEINWIESLNCLLAEEKEILSSRQFNKLEEFANKKQDLSNKLEESAKQRIQLINPNSNQPMNQALTEFLKDCSAGEAAQINQLNTKLAENLTRCRELNSINGQIIANNLYVRQEIVNTLSGNRENAIGVYTSNGNIESTPETTHHQEA is encoded by the coding sequence ATGGATAATAAGATAAGTATTTTAAGTAGACACTTGGAGCAGGAAATTAATTGGATAGAATCACTCAATTGTTTATTGGCCGAAGAAAAGGAAATCCTATCATCACGGCAATTCAATAAACTTGAGGAGTTCGCAAATAAAAAGCAGGACTTATCCAATAAGTTAGAAGAAAGTGCCAAACAGCGCATACAGCTTATTAATCCAAATTCCAATCAACCCATGAACCAGGCTTTGACCGAATTTCTAAAAGACTGCAGTGCTGGCGAAGCAGCGCAAATTAACCAGTTAAACACCAAACTGGCGGAAAATTTAACCCGTTGCCGTGAACTCAATTCAATTAATGGACAAATTATTGCTAACAACCTTTATGTACGTCAAGAAATTGTCAATACTCTGTCTGGAAACCGAGAAAACGCAATCGGTGTTTATACATCTAACGGAAATATAGAATCAACCCCGGAAACCACCCATCATCAGGAAGCCTGA
- the flgA gene encoding flagellar basal body P-ring formation chaperone FlgA: MKKSILRVLLFFASTALNAEAIQSPEILSNKIEQYIRNELASYNEGKILVTADKIDSRLNLRACAEDHLIVFNPYQAPILNTSTMGIKCQEIDNRWSLYVPVKITVLKTIYAAKRPLLKGTRVTENDIYQTEMDVQKLNHGYFSEKDLLIGEVCKQNIPQNSPLTPNNIEAAKLIHKGERISIVVNDNNLTVSMDGVSMEEGSLGETIKVRNLSSKKIIEAQITGAKKVNVII; this comes from the coding sequence GTGAAAAAAAGCATACTAAGGGTTTTACTATTTTTTGCAAGTACTGCATTGAATGCTGAGGCTATTCAATCGCCCGAAATTCTATCAAATAAAATAGAACAATATATACGGAACGAACTTGCTTCATATAATGAAGGAAAAATTCTGGTTACAGCAGATAAAATTGATTCGCGTTTAAACCTTCGAGCATGCGCTGAAGACCACTTGATTGTTTTTAACCCTTATCAGGCCCCAATTTTAAATACAAGCACTATGGGCATAAAATGCCAAGAAATTGACAATCGCTGGTCATTATATGTCCCTGTTAAAATAACCGTACTTAAAACAATATATGCAGCAAAACGACCTCTTCTCAAAGGAACCCGAGTAACTGAAAATGATATATATCAAACAGAAATGGATGTACAAAAATTAAATCATGGCTATTTTAGTGAAAAAGATCTATTAATAGGGGAAGTTTGCAAACAAAATATTCCACAAAACAGCCCGCTTACCCCCAATAATATTGAAGCCGCCAAACTGATTCATAAAGGGGAGCGAATTTCTATCGTCGTTAATGATAATAATTTGACTGTGAGCATGGATGGTGTTTCTATGGAAGAAGGTTCTTTGGGTGAAACCATTAAAGTGCGTAACCTTTCATCAAAAAAAATAATTGAAGCCCAGATCACTGGAGCAAAAAAAGTGAATGTGATTATTTAA
- a CDS encoding bacteriophage holin, with the protein MNGCKLSPMALGLALGVLWGVSILVLGLLAYFYTYGHSFVIAVGSLYPGYAPSIKGSLLGGVIGFIDAFITGVIIAWLYNLFSCCTCVCCDKTKVEKIK; encoded by the coding sequence ATGAACGGTTGCAAATTAAGCCCCATGGCTCTAGGCCTTGCATTGGGTGTACTTTGGGGAGTATCCATTTTGGTACTGGGATTACTCGCATATTTCTATACTTACGGACATTCTTTTGTAATCGCAGTAGGTTCTTTATACCCTGGATATGCCCCTTCCATTAAAGGAAGTTTATTGGGGGGTGTTATTGGGTTTATTGATGCCTTCATCACTGGCGTGATTATAGCCTGGTTGTACAATTTATTTAGTTGCTGCACATGTGTGTGCTGCGATAAGACAAAGGTCGAAAAAATTAAATAA
- a CDS encoding trans-sulfuration enzyme family protein, with amino-acid sequence MKKNHFETRAIHAGQKPCPSTGAVMTPIYATSTYKQIAPGEHLGYEYSRTHNPTRDAYEGCIASLESGQRGFAFASGMAAINTIVDLLDAGDHVVAMDDLYGGTFRLFDKVKTRTSGLSFSFVDMTDARNIEAAITPKTRMLWVETPSNPMLKLANLSEIAAIAKRHNLISVADNTFATPWIQRPIELGFDIVLHSATKYLNGHSDVVSGVVVVGDNPNLADKIAFLQNSCGGIAGPFDSFLVLRSLKTLSLRMERHCDNANHLAHWLSSQSRVKKVIYPGLTSHPQHNLAKEQMHGFGGMISMVIDGGIEAAKRFLSRCELFTLAESLGGVESLIEHPAIMTHASIPPEKRKALGIEDGFIRLSVGIEHVNDLQADLEYALAY; translated from the coding sequence ATGAAAAAAAATCACTTTGAAACCCGAGCCATTCATGCAGGTCAAAAACCATGTCCTAGCACTGGAGCAGTAATGACTCCTATTTATGCCACCTCTACCTACAAACAAATTGCACCAGGTGAACATCTGGGCTATGAATACTCGCGTACGCACAATCCCACTCGTGACGCCTATGAAGGGTGTATTGCCAGTTTGGAATCAGGTCAGCGCGGTTTTGCTTTTGCCTCCGGAATGGCTGCCATAAACACTATTGTGGATTTATTGGATGCAGGTGATCATGTCGTTGCCATGGATGATCTTTATGGAGGCACATTCCGTTTATTTGATAAGGTAAAAACAAGAACCTCCGGCTTATCCTTTTCTTTTGTTGATATGACGGATGCCCGCAATATTGAAGCAGCAATTACTCCTAAAACGCGCATGCTCTGGGTGGAAACACCATCAAATCCGATGCTGAAATTAGCTAATTTAAGTGAGATCGCAGCCATAGCCAAACGCCATAACCTCATTTCAGTGGCAGACAATACTTTTGCAACCCCCTGGATTCAACGACCGATCGAACTCGGCTTTGACATAGTCCTTCATTCAGCAACCAAATACCTCAATGGCCATTCAGACGTAGTCAGTGGCGTAGTAGTTGTTGGTGATAACCCCAATTTGGCTGACAAAATTGCCTTCCTGCAAAACTCTTGCGGCGGCATTGCGGGTCCCTTTGATAGTTTTTTGGTTTTAAGAAGTTTAAAAACTCTTTCATTGCGTATGGAACGACATTGCGATAATGCAAACCATTTGGCGCATTGGTTGAGTAGTCAATCCAGGGTAAAAAAAGTAATCTATCCAGGTCTTACGAGCCATCCTCAACATAATTTGGCTAAAGAACAAATGCATGGGTTTGGAGGAATGATTTCCATGGTAATTGACGGGGGCATTGAGGCAGCCAAACGTTTTCTTTCCCGGTGCGAATTGTTTACCTTGGCTGAAAGTCTGGGTGGAGTAGAAAGCTTGATTGAGCACCCAGCGATTATGACCCATGCCTCCATACCTCCGGAAAAACGCAAAGCCTTGGGAATAGAAGATGGATTTATTCGGCTCTCGGTAGGCATAGAACACGTAAACGACTTACAAGCTGATTTGGAATATGCCCTTGCATATTGA
- the flgM gene encoding flagellar biosynthesis anti-sigma factor FlgM, whose amino-acid sequence MFNQISDAVPVKSLDTDNRLKTRNQEKIKNLIEDASSHVSISDTSKQLEALKNSLKEVSEINEARVLYFKSEIALGNYQIDSDKIAMNMLNVEPA is encoded by the coding sequence ATGTTTAATCAAATCAGTGACGCAGTTCCCGTAAAAAGCCTGGATACAGATAATCGTTTGAAAACGAGAAATCAAGAAAAAATAAAAAATTTGATTGAGGATGCCTCATCACACGTCAGCATAAGCGATACCTCAAAACAATTAGAAGCGTTAAAAAATTCATTAAAAGAAGTATCTGAAATCAATGAGGCTCGTGTTTTATATTTTAAATCCGAAATTGCACTGGGTAATTACCAGATTGATAGTGACAAAATTGCCATGAACATGTTAAATGTAGAACCTGCTTAA
- a CDS encoding S1C family serine protease, translated as MARHRFLWFSTFMLCSILAFPGHSAAVNSLLPDEQNTVQIFHEASPKVVYVHRLATVTNRAAGKMHVSDGAGSGIVWNNNGYIVTNYHVIKGADKLAISLGKLTVPAKVVGAEPRKDIAVLKIESPQALAMLKEFKPFEIVHLHDLMVGQKAIAIGNPFGLDHSLSKGVISALGRKVPGIGGVTIRNMIQTDTPINPGNSGGPLLNSAGQLIGMNTMIFSHSGSSAGIGFAVPADDIDRIVTQIIKNGRVVLSGIGIQSVPPSIARQLGIRKGILIADIIPDTPADKAHLKATHRDAWGRIVLGDIIVALNGHSVPNYDVLYNMLTEIKVGEEVTVSIQRGPKQMDVKMRTIDIAGI; from the coding sequence ATGGCAAGACATCGTTTTTTATGGTTTAGTACCTTTATGCTGTGCTCTATTTTGGCTTTTCCAGGGCATAGCGCAGCTGTAAACTCTCTCCTTCCTGATGAACAAAATACCGTCCAAATCTTTCATGAGGCCTCACCCAAGGTAGTTTATGTTCACAGGTTAGCAACGGTTACCAATAGAGCTGCAGGCAAAATGCATGTATCTGATGGGGCAGGATCCGGGATTGTCTGGAATAATAATGGTTATATTGTAACAAATTATCATGTAATCAAAGGTGCCGACAAATTGGCGATTAGCCTGGGAAAATTGACAGTACCCGCTAAAGTTGTTGGGGCAGAACCGCGTAAAGATATTGCCGTATTAAAGATTGAATCCCCCCAAGCTTTGGCTATGTTAAAAGAGTTCAAGCCATTTGAGATAGTGCATTTACATGATCTGATGGTAGGGCAAAAGGCAATTGCCATTGGAAACCCATTTGGTCTTGATCACAGTTTGTCTAAAGGAGTTATTTCTGCACTGGGTAGAAAAGTGCCTGGAATTGGCGGGGTTACTATTCGTAACATGATTCAAACGGATACGCCAATCAATCCGGGTAATTCAGGCGGTCCATTATTGAATAGCGCCGGGCAGCTTATTGGTATGAATACCATGATTTTTTCCCATTCAGGCTCATCTGCCGGGATTGGATTTGCTGTTCCTGCTGATGACATTGATCGAATCGTCACCCAAATTATTAAAAATGGTCGAGTTGTATTGTCGGGTATAGGAATTCAAAGTGTTCCGCCCAGTATTGCTCGGCAATTAGGCATACGTAAAGGGATTCTCATTGCAGACATTATACCGGATACCCCTGCAGATAAAGCTCATCTCAAAGCGACTCACCGAGATGCTTGGGGACGAATTGTATTAGGTGATATTATTGTCGCACTGAATGGACATTCGGTTCCTAACTATGATGTGTTATATAACATGCTGACTGAAATAAAAGTAGGGGAAGAAGTAACTGTTTCCATCCAGCGTGGCCCCAAACAAATGGATGTAAAAATGAGAACGATTGATATCGCCGGCATTTAA
- a CDS encoding C80 family cysteine peptidase, protein MKIFSQKYDKTVVVEFYSDNLKKRKVIAKTAKDLLGAHFKEKNRLIYSSQYESYPDLSQLTAQSRLCLVGHGREGKFSGCDVDMLVERLIEDCSLKAVKRISFISCNLGKTRDFIEELQLKLAKEDIFTEIGAYKSYLIVDRSGHRWVDLEDRGGIVEAGKQKVVMGWEIGPDDLQPRQVVLTDTNEVNPDYGDILLLDCDDDEEEESSSEIRDFSELPPKLEPVIDSESILAPPLKKIKLKLFDNVSTSEADDTIPLSSQSFPSLN, encoded by the coding sequence ATGAAAATTTTTTCACAAAAATATGATAAAACAGTTGTGGTTGAGTTTTACTCTGATAATTTAAAGAAGAGAAAAGTCATCGCGAAAACCGCCAAGGACTTGCTTGGAGCCCATTTTAAAGAAAAAAATCGATTAATTTATTCCTCTCAATATGAGAGTTATCCCGATCTAAGTCAGTTAACCGCACAATCACGCCTCTGTTTGGTAGGTCATGGACGAGAAGGGAAATTTTCCGGTTGTGACGTGGATATGCTGGTAGAACGCCTCATCGAAGATTGTTCCCTAAAAGCTGTAAAGCGAATTAGCTTCATCTCCTGTAATTTGGGAAAAACAAGAGACTTCATTGAGGAACTCCAATTAAAACTGGCCAAAGAAGATATTTTTACTGAAATAGGCGCGTATAAATCGTATTTAATTGTTGACCGCTCAGGTCATCGTTGGGTGGACTTGGAAGACCGGGGCGGCATCGTTGAAGCAGGAAAACAAAAAGTGGTTATGGGATGGGAAATAGGACCTGATGATCTCCAACCCAGGCAAGTTGTTTTAACGGATACTAATGAAGTCAATCCGGATTATGGAGATATTTTGTTACTGGATTGTGATGATGATGAGGAGGAGGAGAGCAGCTCCGAAATAAGGGATTTTTCAGAATTGCCCCCTAAACTAGAACCAGTTATTGATTCCGAATCCATACTGGCCCCTCCTCTCAAAAAAATAAAATTAAAACTGTTTGATAATGTCAGTACTTCTGAAGCTGACGACACTATCCCACTCTCAAGCCAAAGTTTTCCCTCACTAAATTAG
- a CDS encoding hydrolase, protein MLLSKDDSLLLLIDVQEKLAPAVLNSELFIARCEWLLKLAQRMSIPILVSEQYPQGLGSTLKQLQSYLNQVDCIDKVCFSCMGEPKYVERLKKLGKKQLILIGIETHVCVLQTALEMKKAGFQVFVVADAVSCRGEQNMKYGLKRMKQEGVHLITAEMVFFEWLRKAGTSEFKQLSKEFFS, encoded by the coding sequence ATGTTACTTAGTAAAGATGATTCGCTATTGTTATTAATTGATGTACAGGAAAAATTAGCCCCCGCGGTTTTAAATAGCGAATTATTTATTGCCAGATGTGAATGGCTCTTGAAATTAGCCCAACGCATGAGCATTCCAATCCTGGTCAGTGAACAATACCCACAGGGACTAGGTTCTACTCTAAAACAACTCCAATCTTATTTGAATCAGGTAGACTGCATCGATAAAGTATGCTTTTCCTGTATGGGTGAGCCCAAATATGTTGAACGTCTTAAGAAGTTGGGTAAAAAGCAATTAATACTTATTGGCATCGAGACCCATGTTTGCGTGTTACAAACAGCATTGGAAATGAAAAAAGCTGGATTTCAGGTTTTTGTTGTGGCCGATGCGGTGAGCTGTCGTGGGGAACAAAATATGAAATATGGGCTCAAACGAATGAAACAGGAAGGGGTTCATTTAATTACTGCTGAAATGGTATTTTTCGAATGGCTAAGAAAGGCAGGAACTTCTGAATTCAAACAATTAAGTAAAGAATTTTTTAGTTAA
- a CDS encoding tetratricopeptide repeat protein, with the protein MGRLFNLSIVVILIFVLSGCAVRSAINLREGINSFRVEDYRKAFIRLKPEAERGQPDAQYAVGYMYYYGKGVVEDRKKAWFWINAAANLGQPDAKVAVQILASGGSLS; encoded by the coding sequence ATGGGACGTTTATTTAACCTGTCAATTGTTGTAATTTTAATTTTTGTTCTCTCAGGATGTGCTGTTCGGAGTGCAATCAATTTGCGTGAAGGAATTAACAGTTTCAGGGTTGAAGATTATCGCAAGGCGTTTATTCGTTTAAAGCCGGAAGCAGAAAGAGGACAACCAGATGCTCAATATGCTGTCGGTTATATGTATTACTACGGCAAAGGGGTGGTAGAGGATAGGAAGAAAGCCTGGTTTTGGATCAATGCCGCTGCAAATTTAGGTCAACCTGATGCGAAAGTGGCAGTGCAAATTCTGGCCAGTGGTGGTTCTTTAAGTTAA
- the dapE gene encoding succinyl-diaminopimelate desuccinylase: MTESVTPSLFRELQEVLTQLVSFPSITPEDAGCQEFMIEFLEQAGFMCQRMNKGPVSNFFASYGESGPLLVFAGHTDVVPVGDLKKWSSNPFVLENKNGILFGRGVADMKGSLACMLLMAQRFTTTYPKFNGRLGFLITSGEEGNDYDLGTPYVMQLLKNQGIHIDYCIVGEPSSTQEIGDVLKIGRRGSLSAKITVHGKQGHVAYPHLADNPIHKISPALAELTTTLWDQGNHHFPPTSMQITHLHSGGEASNIIPGELSLHLNFRYSTEQTHGLLKEKVTTTFQKYDLNPHIEWRLSGEPFLTAHGPLLNSCREAIIELTGNSPELSTSGGTSDGRFIAPYGVEVVELGPVNATIHQVNEQVSLHDLCLLENLYFSICEKLLIN, translated from the coding sequence ATGACTGAATCGGTAACACCGTCACTTTTTAGGGAATTACAAGAAGTCTTGACCCAACTGGTCAGTTTTCCCTCAATTACACCCGAAGATGCCGGCTGTCAGGAATTTATGATTGAATTTCTGGAGCAGGCCGGATTTATGTGTCAAAGGATGAATAAAGGACCTGTCTCCAACTTTTTTGCATCGTATGGTGAATCAGGCCCTTTACTGGTTTTTGCGGGTCATACTGATGTAGTTCCTGTGGGCGATTTAAAAAAATGGTCCAGCAACCCTTTCGTACTTGAAAATAAGAATGGAATCCTCTTCGGACGCGGTGTTGCCGATATGAAAGGAAGTCTGGCGTGCATGCTGCTTATGGCTCAACGTTTTACCACAACTTACCCCAAATTTAATGGAAGGTTGGGATTTCTTATTACCAGTGGTGAAGAAGGTAATGATTATGATTTAGGGACGCCCTATGTCATGCAACTTTTGAAAAATCAGGGTATTCATATTGATTATTGCATTGTGGGTGAACCTTCCAGTACTCAAGAAATTGGCGATGTGCTTAAAATTGGCAGACGGGGTTCTTTAAGTGCAAAAATAACCGTACATGGAAAGCAAGGACATGTCGCCTACCCGCACTTGGCGGACAATCCAATTCACAAAATCAGCCCTGCCCTGGCAGAATTGACTACTACACTCTGGGATCAGGGGAACCACCATTTTCCCCCAACATCCATGCAAATTACCCACCTTCACTCCGGTGGCGAGGCTTCCAATATCATTCCGGGAGAATTGTCATTACATTTAAACTTCAGGTACTCCACAGAACAAACCCATGGCTTGTTAAAAGAAAAAGTGACTACTACATTTCAAAAGTACGATCTGAATCCCCATATTGAATGGCGTCTTAGTGGCGAACCTTTCTTAACTGCCCATGGGCCACTGTTAAACAGTTGCAGAGAAGCAATCATCGAACTTACCGGCAACTCCCCGGAACTCTCTACAAGTGGCGGCACATCAGATGGCCGCTTCATCGCACCCTATGGCGTTGAAGTGGTAGAACTTGGTCCGGTTAACGCCACCATCCATCAGGTAAATGAGCAAGTCTCTTTGCACGATTTATGTTTATTAGAAAATTTATATTTTTCAATTTGTGAAAAATTATTAATAAATTAA
- a CDS encoding type II secretion system protein N — protein MKFDLQAFFSTKYAQWIIIAFISLFTLLIIAEFATLFSPVKIEAEPETSKEVLVASQQNSFDALLHTSLFGVYVSNNLSSIKKSMLNVTLVGILFAHKLNDSQVIIRSATGEEKTYKLGDAIPGGAVIKRIMANGILVERNGTLESLSLPKNELIFESVAKPLKGE, from the coding sequence ATGAAATTTGATCTTCAGGCTTTCTTTTCAACAAAATACGCACAATGGATTATTATTGCTTTTATTTCACTGTTTACTCTGTTAATTATTGCTGAGTTCGCGACATTATTTTCTCCTGTAAAGATAGAAGCAGAACCTGAAACCAGCAAAGAGGTTCTGGTTGCTTCCCAGCAGAATTCTTTCGATGCCCTTTTACATACTTCTCTTTTTGGGGTGTATGTTTCCAATAATTTATCGAGCATCAAAAAATCCATGTTGAATGTGACTTTGGTAGGAATTTTATTTGCTCATAAGCTCAACGATTCCCAGGTAATCATTCGCTCTGCCACCGGAGAGGAAAAAACTTATAAATTAGGCGATGCTATCCCGGGAGGAGCTGTGATCAAACGGATTATGGCTAACGGGATATTGGTTGAGCGTAATGGGACGTTGGAGAGTTTAAGTTTACCTAAAAATGAATTAATCTTTGAATCAGTAGCTAAGCCTTTGAAAGGGGAATAA
- the dapD gene encoding 2,3,4,5-tetrahydropyridine-2,6-dicarboxylate N-succinyltransferase — protein MHNLQSIIESAFEQRQTLSIDTASPELITAVNEVLSCLDNGQYRVAEKINEQWVVHQWIKKAVLLSFKLYPNQIIDSGFCQFYDKVPLKYNNYTDEQFKQTGVRVVPHAMVRKGAYIAKNCVLMPSYVNIGAYIDEGVMVDTWATVGSCAQIGKNVHLSGGVGIGGVLEPLQANPTIIEDNCFIGARSEVVEGVIVERNSVLSMGVYLGQSTKIYNRLTGEITYGRIPAGSVVVAGSLPSEDKSYSLYCAVIVKQVDEKTRAKVSINELLRAG, from the coding sequence ATGCATAATTTACAATCTATAATTGAAAGCGCTTTTGAACAACGTCAGACACTATCCATAGATACGGCATCCCCCGAACTAATCACTGCTGTGAATGAAGTCCTTTCATGCCTTGATAACGGCCAATATCGGGTTGCAGAAAAAATAAATGAGCAGTGGGTGGTTCATCAGTGGATAAAAAAAGCAGTTCTTTTATCTTTTAAACTCTACCCCAATCAGATTATTGATTCAGGTTTTTGTCAGTTCTATGACAAAGTACCGCTCAAATACAATAATTACACTGATGAACAGTTTAAACAAACTGGGGTACGGGTAGTACCGCATGCCATGGTCCGCAAAGGCGCATACATAGCAAAAAATTGCGTCTTAATGCCTTCTTATGTCAACATTGGCGCATATATTGATGAAGGAGTCATGGTTGATACTTGGGCTACTGTGGGCTCCTGCGCGCAAATTGGTAAAAACGTGCATCTTTCAGGTGGAGTAGGTATTGGAGGTGTTCTGGAACCCTTACAAGCTAATCCAACAATAATTGAAGACAATTGCTTTATTGGGGCCCGCTCGGAGGTAGTTGAAGGAGTAATTGTTGAACGCAACTCCGTCTTATCCATGGGTGTATACTTGGGGCAAAGTACTAAAATATATAACCGCCTTACGGGAGAAATTACCTACGGCCGAATCCCAGCTGGCTCCGTAGTAGTCGCAGGAAGCCTACCCAGCGAAGATAAAAGTTACAGTTTATACTGTGCAGTTATTGTGAAGCAGGTAGATGAAAAAACCCGGGCAAAAGTTAGTATTAATGAATTATTGAGAGCAGGTTAG
- a CDS encoding SDR family NAD(P)-dependent oxidoreductase — protein sequence MNFTNQIALVTGGASGMGKACVHYLQKRGMRVVVWDKQVDNQGEADLFISCDVTSDESVEKAMQQTIEQLGTPRVCINCAGIAPAKRIVGKEGAMPLAAFKQVIDVNLIGTFNVMRVAADAMSRLELESHSQERGVIINTASIAAFEGQIGQAAYSASKGGVVALTLPAARELAQFAIRVNTIAPGLIATPLLLNMPQEVQDNLVATMTFPKRFGKPEEFASLVAQIIENGMMNGEVIRLDGALRMR from the coding sequence GTGAATTTTACCAATCAAATTGCATTAGTTACTGGCGGTGCTTCAGGTATGGGAAAGGCTTGTGTGCATTATTTACAAAAGCGTGGAATGCGCGTTGTAGTATGGGATAAGCAAGTAGACAATCAAGGTGAAGCTGATTTATTCATCAGTTGTGATGTAACGAGCGATGAGTCCGTAGAAAAAGCAATGCAGCAAACTATAGAGCAATTAGGCACTCCAAGGGTTTGCATTAATTGCGCGGGAATTGCCCCGGCAAAACGTATTGTAGGAAAAGAGGGTGCTATGCCTTTGGCAGCTTTTAAACAAGTGATTGATGTTAATCTTATTGGTACCTTCAATGTTATGCGGGTTGCAGCAGACGCGATGAGTCGTTTGGAATTGGAAAGCCATTCCCAGGAGCGTGGTGTTATCATTAATACAGCCTCTATTGCTGCTTTTGAGGGACAAATTGGTCAAGCGGCATATAGTGCGTCCAAAGGGGGCGTGGTGGCCCTAACTCTTCCTGCTGCACGGGAGTTAGCTCAGTTTGCAATCCGTGTAAATACGATTGCTCCTGGATTGATAGCTACTCCTTTGTTATTGAATATGCCGCAAGAGGTACAGGACAATTTGGTGGCCACCATGACTTTTCCGAAGCGTTTTGGAAAGCCTGAAGAATTTGCTTCATTGGTAGCACAAATTATTGAAAATGGAATGATGAATGGGGAAGTGATACGTCTGGACGGAGCACTTCGCATGCGATAG
- the mutY gene encoding A/G-specific adenine glycosylase — MDNKILLAQFSKPLLQWFSLYGRNNLPWQLPRTPYKVWISEIMLQQTQVQTVIPYFNRFMQRFPNLSDLAQANEDEVLSLWSGLGYYSRARNLHETAKRVMRDHAGIIPDNYQLLKELPGIGPSTAAAIMSQAFNQPVAILDGNVKRVLTRFFRIKGYPEQAQVKKTLWELADLCMPKEHCADYTQAIMDLGALCCTSKNPNCSNCPLQSSCLAFKYKEQHLYPTKKVKKPVPVHQQQFLVLYNEGGAIYLEKRAPTGLWGGLWCLPSLDEGDCPLDFIRLNYDLYGEAPQQLVAFKHRFSHFHLEINAWSIKTKSLGKQLAEKQGQWFTKAQISSLGLAKPTTKILSSYYNLFI; from the coding sequence GTGGATAATAAAATTTTGCTTGCGCAATTTAGTAAACCTTTACTGCAGTGGTTTTCTCTTTATGGAAGGAATAATCTGCCTTGGCAACTACCACGCACACCCTATAAGGTTTGGATTTCTGAAATAATGCTCCAGCAAACTCAAGTACAAACGGTTATTCCTTACTTTAATCGGTTTATGCAACGTTTTCCAAACTTGAGTGATTTAGCTCAAGCCAATGAGGATGAGGTACTTTCTTTATGGTCAGGACTTGGGTATTACAGCCGTGCAAGAAATCTGCACGAGACGGCTAAACGAGTAATGCGAGACCATGCGGGAATTATCCCGGACAATTATCAATTACTAAAAGAATTACCCGGTATTGGCCCATCTACAGCTGCTGCCATAATGTCTCAGGCTTTCAATCAACCTGTTGCCATTCTTGATGGCAATGTAAAACGAGTCCTAACTCGTTTTTTTAGGATAAAAGGGTATCCCGAGCAAGCACAAGTAAAAAAAACACTTTGGGAATTGGCTGATTTGTGTATGCCAAAAGAACACTGCGCAGATTACACGCAGGCAATTATGGATTTAGGTGCACTTTGTTGTACTTCCAAAAATCCCAATTGTTCCAATTGCCCCCTACAAAGCAGCTGCCTTGCATTTAAGTATAAAGAACAGCATTTATATCCTACAAAAAAAGTAAAAAAGCCTGTACCTGTCCACCAACAACAATTCCTGGTTTTATACAATGAAGGAGGTGCCATCTATCTGGAAAAAAGAGCGCCTACAGGATTGTGGGGCGGTTTATGGTGTTTGCCCAGTTTGGATGAGGGAGATTGCCCCCTTGATTTTATACGTTTGAACTATGATCTCTACGGTGAAGCACCCCAACAGTTAGTTGCCTTTAAACATCGCTTTAGCCATTTTCACTTGGAAATAAACGCGTGGAGTATCAAAACTAAATCCTTAGGCAAGCAATTAGCTGAAAAACAAGGCCAATGGTTCACCAAAGCGCAAATAAGCTCTTTAGGTCTCGCAAAACCGACTACCAAAATATTATCTTCCTATTACAACCTGTTTATTTAA